The Nocardioides sp. S5 genome includes a window with the following:
- a CDS encoding aromatic-ring-hydroxylating dioxygenase subunit beta, which yields MTTSLTDLRRDVEDFLYSEAKMLDEQRYDEWLDLFTEDVHYWMPITETREVRQHRDHVPGEWSLMEEDARFLAKRMERLAGGLAHSEQPRSRTRRFISNVLVTPGPDGDLVAECNFIVFQSRRANSEQFFVGSRRDRIVTSGENWKIAERTVLLDHRVLPRAISIFF from the coding sequence ATGACCACTTCCCTCACCGATCTGCGCCGCGACGTCGAGGACTTCCTCTACAGCGAGGCCAAGATGCTCGACGAGCAACGCTACGACGAGTGGCTCGACCTGTTCACCGAGGATGTCCATTACTGGATGCCGATCACGGAGACCCGTGAGGTGCGGCAGCACCGGGACCACGTCCCCGGCGAGTGGTCGCTCATGGAGGAGGACGCCCGCTTCCTCGCCAAGCGGATGGAGCGCTTGGCCGGTGGCCTTGCCCACTCGGAGCAGCCGCGGTCGCGGACCCGTCGGTTCATCAGCAACGTCCTGGTCACCCCCGGGCCGGACGGCGACCTGGTAGCGGAGTGCAACTTCATCGTCTTCCAGTCCCGGCGGGCCAACTCCGAGCAGTTCTTCGTCGGCTCCCGTCGCGACCGGATCGTGACCTCCGGTGAGAACTGGAAGATCGCCGAACGGACCGTGCTCCTCGACCACCGGGTGCTGCCCCGTGCCATCTCCATCTTCTTCTGA